In the genome of Leptospira dzoumogneensis, one region contains:
- a CDS encoding glycerol-3-phosphate dehydrogenase/oxidase codes for MQKHDRKSRFEKLKEEQFDLLILGGGATGAGAALDASLRGLKVALLEKSDFASGTSSRSTKLIHGGVRYLAQFHFKLIHEALTERQRLLENAPHLVKPLPFILPTYKLYEKPYYSIGMTMYDILAWKGNLPSHKRVSKEEVEKDFPALQTKGLTGGILYYDSQFNDARLNVNLARAASKEGALVLNQTELLSFQKKDGKITGGKVKDLLSGETYNVKAKVVVNATGPWVDDIRLKDDPRTYRVLSPSQGIHLVFKKETIPCNTALIIPKTKDGRVVFIIPWEDHVILGTTDTPIHEVTQDPLPLESEVEFLLQTGSDYLAKPLQRKDIISVFSGIRPLISPEGNQDTKSISREEVILVSSSGLITMGGGKWSTYRKMSEDLIDRVLKEGGLEEFGSSRTAKYAFPGKVGYSEDLYKEIQKMYKVSEVSAKRLQNFYGGEVFIILGKKPTPLLKGVEYFQEEVEWFAKEEFALTVTDVLARRFRIQFLDLKLSAKLATPVSKILAKQLGWKETIRKEKEAEALELIESLRATYNGK; via the coding sequence ATGCAAAAACACGATCGCAAAAGCCGGTTTGAAAAATTAAAAGAAGAACAATTCGACCTTCTGATTTTGGGGGGTGGAGCCACCGGAGCCGGAGCCGCCCTGGACGCGAGCCTTAGAGGACTCAAAGTTGCACTTTTAGAAAAATCGGATTTTGCTTCCGGAACTTCTTCTCGTTCCACAAAACTCATTCACGGCGGAGTGCGTTACCTCGCCCAATTCCATTTCAAATTGATCCACGAGGCACTCACTGAAAGGCAAAGGCTTTTGGAAAATGCACCTCACCTGGTCAAACCGCTTCCATTCATTCTTCCCACATACAAACTTTACGAAAAACCGTATTATAGTATCGGAATGACTATGTACGATATCCTGGCTTGGAAAGGAAATCTGCCTTCTCACAAAAGAGTTTCTAAAGAAGAAGTAGAAAAAGATTTCCCTGCTCTCCAAACCAAGGGACTCACAGGAGGGATCTTATATTACGATTCTCAATTCAATGATGCAAGATTGAATGTGAACCTGGCCCGTGCTGCATCCAAAGAAGGCGCTCTGGTCCTAAACCAAACAGAACTTCTATCTTTCCAGAAGAAGGACGGCAAAATCACAGGTGGAAAAGTAAAAGATCTACTCAGCGGCGAAACCTATAACGTAAAAGCAAAAGTTGTAGTGAACGCGACCGGACCTTGGGTGGACGATATTCGTTTAAAAGACGATCCAAGAACATACCGAGTACTTTCTCCAAGTCAGGGTATCCATTTGGTTTTCAAAAAAGAAACCATTCCTTGTAATACCGCACTCATTATCCCTAAGACAAAGGACGGACGAGTAGTATTTATCATTCCTTGGGAAGACCATGTGATCTTAGGAACCACAGATACGCCGATCCATGAAGTGACCCAAGATCCTCTTCCTTTAGAATCAGAAGTGGAGTTCCTGTTACAAACAGGCTCTGATTATTTAGCTAAACCTCTCCAAAGAAAAGATATCATCTCGGTATTTTCAGGGATCAGACCTCTTATCTCACCGGAAGGGAACCAAGACACAAAAAGTATCTCCAGAGAGGAAGTGATCTTAGTTTCTTCTTCCGGGCTAATCACTATGGGTGGAGGGAAATGGTCCACCTACAGAAAAATGTCCGAAGACCTGATCGATAGAGTTTTGAAAGAAGGCGGACTAGAAGAATTCGGCTCGAGCAGAACTGCAAAATACGCATTCCCGGGAAAAGTAGGATATTCGGAAGACTTATACAAAGAGATCCAAAAAATGTATAAGGTAAGCGAAGTTTCCGCAAAACGTCTCCAAAACTTTTACGGAGGAGAAGTTTTCATCATCCTAGGCAAGAAGCCAACTCCTCTCTTGAAAGGTGTAGAATATTTCCAAGAAGAAGTGGAATGGTTCGCAAAAGAAGAATTTGCACTCACTGTCACAGACGTTCTTGCCAGAAGGTTCAGAATTCAATTTTTAGATCTAAAACTTTCCGCAAAATTAGCAACGCCGGTCTCTAAAATTTTGGCTAAACAATTAGGTTGGAAAGAAACAATTCGAAAGGAAAAAGAAGCAGAGGCTCTGGAACTAATAGAATCACTCCGAGCTACCTACAACGGTAAGTGA
- the tyrS gene encoding tyrosine--tRNA ligase, with product MEPKKQIELIRRGTVDLISEEELTSKLTKKKSLKIKAGFDPTAPDLHLGHFVLLRKLRHFQDLGHEVNFLLGDFTAMIGDPTGKSETRKRLSKEEVLKNSETYQSQVFKVLDKEKTKIVYNSRWCSGMNFEDVLVLTSKYSVAQILERDDFSKRYKGGQPISLIEFLYPLVQGYDSVEMEADVELGGTDQKFNLLVGRELQREYGKEAQCVITLPLLVGLDGVKKMSKSLGNYVGITEEPIDMFGKLMSISDELMWNYFELLTDLPMESVSERKKGIESGGLHPKEVKTELAKLIMDQFSSSDANSEAIEEWNKVHNPKARAIPENIPETKLGPEFFQESETPQLIWVLAKLGFVPSTSEARRLIKSGGIYVDEEKLSDEKFTVSKNAEYLIRQGKKGKFIRLVS from the coding sequence ATGGAACCTAAAAAACAAATCGAATTGATACGACGCGGGACAGTCGACCTGATCAGCGAAGAGGAACTTACCTCCAAACTTACCAAAAAAAAGTCCTTAAAAATCAAAGCCGGTTTCGACCCGACAGCTCCGGACCTTCACCTGGGGCATTTCGTTTTACTTAGAAAATTAAGGCATTTTCAGGACCTGGGTCATGAGGTGAATTTCCTACTTGGGGACTTTACCGCAATGATCGGAGATCCTACAGGAAAATCAGAAACCAGAAAAAGACTCTCTAAAGAAGAAGTTCTCAAAAACTCGGAAACCTACCAAAGCCAAGTTTTTAAGGTTTTGGATAAGGAGAAGACCAAGATTGTCTATAATTCCCGCTGGTGTTCCGGGATGAATTTCGAAGACGTTCTGGTACTCACTTCCAAATACAGCGTCGCTCAAATTTTAGAAAGGGATGATTTCAGCAAAAGGTATAAGGGCGGTCAACCCATCTCTCTCATCGAATTCCTATATCCGCTTGTGCAAGGTTACGACTCCGTAGAAATGGAAGCGGATGTGGAACTTGGTGGAACAGACCAAAAATTCAATCTTCTGGTTGGTAGAGAATTACAGAGAGAATATGGAAAAGAGGCACAATGTGTGATCACTCTTCCACTTTTAGTCGGTCTGGACGGGGTCAAAAAAATGTCCAAGTCCCTCGGAAATTACGTAGGGATTACGGAAGAGCCTATCGACATGTTCGGAAAACTCATGTCCATCTCGGACGAACTGATGTGGAATTATTTCGAATTGCTTACGGATCTTCCTATGGAGTCCGTTTCCGAACGTAAAAAAGGGATCGAATCCGGGGGACTTCACCCTAAAGAAGTCAAAACGGAACTTGCAAAATTAATAATGGACCAATTCTCCTCCTCCGATGCAAATTCGGAAGCGATCGAAGAATGGAATAAGGTCCATAATCCGAAGGCAAGAGCCATCCCGGAGAATATTCCGGAAACAAAATTAGGTCCTGAATTTTTCCAAGAATCGGAAACTCCTCAGCTCATCTGGGTCCTCGCCAAACTTGGATTTGTTCCTTCTACCTCCGAGGCGAGAAGGCTCATCAAGTCCGGGGGGATTTATGTCGACGAAGAGAAACTTTCGGATGAAAAATTTACCGTAAGTAAAAACGCAGAATACTTGATTCGCCAAGGCAAAAAAGGAAAATTCATCCGTCTGGTCAGTTGA
- a CDS encoding polysaccharide deacetylase family protein, with the protein MLSEEESTVLSKTIKEIQDNEVESEVLEKKFRQIRIGSSVIFFLILSIITVFALARRLDSLQSTVQKQNEVISVLSEDITSLRLEEQQREEEVLRFKSSILDDVPDGDLSEEVNKNLNSLQAIIPKPGTGKNISRGNPNFKEISLTFDLGTGEDLQILYEFMMRFPIKVTLFVSNENPAKKGGSLFSKTNLVYLKKLAALDGRVVFGNHTWSHFNLPRSLKESSLRKRALLSYVADEIPDFNLLLEELTSVEDKFKTITGLSLTKYYRLPYGAVDQIILDVYATQGYENHIFWSNNTVGSLDVPDFVYKKYITKKDPATGKTKLVQNPHYKTKEEMLDFLYRWEAADKNGMNGAIILMHLGSPRQSEKLIYILPDFIQAMLNKGYKFVTVPEILNEKQD; encoded by the coding sequence ATGCTCAGCGAAGAAGAATCCACAGTACTTTCTAAGACGATCAAAGAGATCCAGGACAACGAGGTAGAATCGGAAGTCCTGGAAAAAAAATTTCGTCAGATCCGGATCGGTTCCTCCGTAATCTTTTTCCTGATCTTGAGCATCATCACCGTTTTTGCTTTGGCAAGAAGATTGGATTCTCTCCAAAGCACAGTCCAAAAGCAGAATGAAGTCATCTCTGTTCTTTCAGAAGACATTACGAGTCTAAGATTAGAAGAACAACAAAGAGAAGAGGAAGTTCTTCGTTTTAAGTCCTCCATTTTGGACGATGTTCCCGATGGAGATCTAAGCGAAGAGGTTAATAAAAACTTAAATTCTCTACAAGCGATCATTCCTAAACCGGGAACAGGTAAAAACATAAGCAGAGGAAATCCGAATTTTAAGGAAATATCTCTCACATTCGATCTGGGTACTGGAGAAGATCTGCAAATACTTTATGAATTTATGATGAGGTTCCCGATCAAGGTCACCTTATTCGTTTCCAATGAGAACCCGGCTAAAAAAGGCGGATCTTTATTTTCTAAAACGAACTTAGTCTATCTCAAAAAATTAGCGGCTCTGGATGGAAGGGTGGTTTTTGGAAATCATACTTGGAGCCATTTTAATTTACCCAGAAGTTTGAAAGAATCCTCTCTTAGAAAAAGAGCGCTTCTAAGTTATGTTGCTGACGAGATCCCAGATTTTAATCTTCTTCTGGAAGAATTAACTTCTGTAGAGGATAAATTTAAGACGATTACAGGGCTATCTCTTACCAAGTATTATAGATTACCTTATGGTGCAGTGGACCAAATTATCTTGGATGTATATGCTACCCAAGGGTATGAAAATCATATTTTCTGGAGCAATAATACTGTAGGTTCCTTGGATGTACCGGACTTCGTTTATAAAAAGTACATTACCAAAAAAGATCCCGCGACCGGAAAAACGAAACTAGTACAAAATCCTCATTATAAAACAAAAGAAGAAATGTTGGACTTTTTATATCGTTGGGAAGCCGCAGACAAGAATGGAATGAACGGTGCAATCATTTTGATGCACTTAGGTTCGCCTAGACAATCCGAAAAATTGATCTATATTCTTCCTGATTTTATCCAGGCGATGCTAAACAAAGGTTATAAATTCGTAACCGTTCCGGAAATACTGAATGAAAAGCAGGATTGA
- a CDS encoding efflux RND transporter permease subunit, whose protein sequence is MKSIIEYFLSKSIFVNLLTVLIILSGSFLAVKMNREAFPNINFDIVSISTLYLGASPQEVEKLVTNPLEKAIKEVDGIKEYRSASIEGRSGIVITLDPDTKDTQKVVDDIKSAIDRVEDLPEEVEDPIVTEITTARTPVIEVSITLKEDDGSVEAEKKLRAQAKILEQALLDISGVAKVSRRGWRETEMQVDILPNKLFGFYLTGQDVIGALRNRNVNVPGGNVTGIDNEIILRTIGEFDTPAEISKVHVRGNEIGNAIQVQDVARVTEGLREADYIENVNGTKTVALTVLKRQSADAIKVVDNVKSTVEKFRQSSPEFQYAFVNDLSKYIRRRLNVLISNAAFGMILVTGSLFFFLGWRVALMTALGIPVSFGATFFIMDQFGLTLNLISMFGLVLVVGILVDDAIIICENVYRYIEEGLPPYEATLKGTLEVVSPVTATVTTTIAAFAPLLFMPGIFGKFVFSIPLVVIIALCASLAEAFFILPNHLYDINKGGVKAGEIKEESGWFSKFRNTKYVPALRFSLNHPWKMTIGIVALLIVSFIIQILFSKFKLFPGSVDQFYVKVTAKTGASLNETYRYLEVIEKEIAKVPGEDLENYATRVGIIQANPNDPFTKRGKHYGMVMAYLTAEENRKKCHKTDDIIQKLRRKTLWLLNETSRKIEEEKIQKEAAEIKNPCDVPEPTVIPEEFESLRGKLIALEYEKVSGGPPVGKPVAIEIRGDSYDTLLKIAAEYKGVLERVRGVTDIADDFNEGKDEVRIRVSESLASTAGVSVFRVAQAINTAFQGTVATKIKRTDEEVEVKVRFPESYRKSVDSLNHVYVSNSIGKMIPVSRLVTMQRLPGVSNINHLDGKRLITVTANLAGGKQANSSEANSFAKKIAEEEKIIDKYPGYIVRFGGENKDTEESMGSLGFLFLMALLIMYIIIASQFGSLMQPLVIGSAIPFSFIGVILAFVSHGEYFGFLAMLGIVGLAGVVVNDSIVLVDFANTLRRENPNKNIKEILIDTGNLRLRAVTLTTVTTVLGLLPTAYGIGGYDPFLVPMALAFGWGLAFASIITLLMVPVFYLHLYNFQNWFSSKMKQFQAWLDRIFDKKKRSNRGTVYFPSPEFSSEPEPVPTNNKGKKKK, encoded by the coding sequence ATGAAAAGTATCATCGAATATTTCCTCTCGAAAAGTATCTTCGTAAATTTACTCACAGTCCTGATCATTCTTTCCGGAAGTTTTCTTGCGGTTAAGATGAATAGAGAAGCTTTCCCGAATATCAACTTCGATATAGTTTCTATCTCTACTTTGTATCTGGGGGCTTCTCCCCAAGAGGTGGAAAAGTTAGTCACTAATCCACTCGAAAAAGCGATTAAAGAAGTGGATGGGATCAAAGAATATAGATCCGCTTCTATCGAAGGTAGATCCGGGATAGTGATCACTTTGGATCCGGACACGAAAGACACCCAAAAGGTAGTGGATGATATCAAATCCGCGATTGACCGAGTGGAAGATCTTCCGGAAGAAGTAGAAGATCCGATCGTTACGGAGATCACTACCGCCAGAACTCCGGTAATCGAGGTTTCTATCACATTAAAAGAAGATGATGGATCGGTCGAAGCGGAGAAAAAATTACGCGCCCAAGCAAAGATCCTAGAACAAGCACTTTTAGATATTTCCGGAGTAGCAAAGGTTTCCCGCAGAGGTTGGAGAGAGACCGAAATGCAAGTGGATATTCTTCCGAATAAACTATTCGGATTTTATCTGACCGGCCAGGATGTGATCGGTGCATTAAGAAATCGTAACGTAAACGTTCCCGGCGGGAATGTTACGGGTATAGATAACGAGATCATTCTTAGGACTATAGGAGAATTCGATACCCCTGCTGAAATTTCGAAAGTACATGTAAGAGGAAATGAGATCGGGAATGCGATCCAGGTCCAGGATGTCGCCAGGGTCACCGAAGGTTTAAGAGAAGCGGATTATATAGAGAATGTGAATGGCACTAAAACTGTGGCTCTTACGGTTCTCAAAAGACAGAGTGCGGATGCGATCAAGGTAGTGGATAATGTAAAATCCACTGTCGAAAAATTCCGCCAAAGTTCTCCCGAATTCCAATACGCATTCGTAAACGATCTTTCAAAATATATCCGACGAAGGCTGAACGTTCTAATTTCAAACGCCGCATTCGGTATGATCCTAGTCACAGGTTCTCTATTCTTTTTCTTAGGATGGAGAGTGGCACTTATGACCGCTCTTGGGATCCCTGTATCTTTCGGTGCTACATTCTTCATAATGGACCAGTTCGGACTGACCTTAAACCTGATCTCCATGTTCGGCTTGGTTTTGGTCGTGGGAATCCTAGTGGATGATGCGATCATCATCTGCGAGAATGTGTATAGATACATAGAAGAAGGGCTTCCTCCTTATGAGGCAACTTTAAAGGGAACCCTGGAAGTGGTTTCTCCGGTAACAGCAACTGTTACTACAACAATCGCTGCATTTGCACCTCTTCTATTCATGCCTGGAATTTTCGGTAAGTTCGTATTTAGTATCCCACTTGTTGTGATTATCGCGCTTTGTGCATCTCTTGCGGAAGCATTCTTCATTCTTCCAAACCACTTGTACGATATCAATAAAGGTGGAGTAAAAGCGGGAGAAATTAAGGAAGAATCGGGATGGTTTTCCAAATTTAGAAATACCAAATATGTTCCTGCGCTTAGATTCTCATTGAATCATCCTTGGAAGATGACCATCGGGATCGTTGCGCTGCTGATCGTTAGTTTTATCATCCAAATCCTATTTTCTAAATTTAAACTATTCCCAGGTTCCGTGGACCAATTCTATGTTAAGGTCACCGCAAAAACCGGAGCCAGCTTGAATGAGACCTACCGTTATTTAGAGGTAATCGAAAAGGAGATCGCTAAAGTTCCGGGAGAAGATCTGGAAAATTATGCAACTCGTGTGGGGATTATCCAGGCAAATCCGAACGATCCTTTTACCAAAAGAGGAAAACATTACGGAATGGTAATGGCTTATTTAACTGCGGAAGAGAACCGTAAAAAATGCCATAAAACGGACGATATCATCCAAAAACTCAGAAGAAAAACTCTTTGGTTACTCAATGAAACTTCTCGTAAAATTGAAGAAGAGAAGATCCAAAAAGAAGCGGCAGAGATCAAAAATCCATGCGATGTCCCGGAGCCCACTGTTATCCCGGAAGAATTCGAATCTCTTAGAGGAAAACTAATCGCTTTAGAATACGAAAAAGTATCCGGAGGACCTCCTGTAGGAAAACCTGTGGCGATTGAGATCAGAGGAGATAGTTACGATACACTTCTTAAAATTGCAGCGGAATACAAGGGTGTATTAGAAAGAGTGAGAGGAGTCACTGATATAGCAGATGACTTCAATGAAGGAAAAGACGAGGTCAGAATTCGTGTCAGCGAATCACTTGCTTCTACCGCCGGAGTTTCGGTATTCAGAGTTGCACAAGCGATCAATACTGCATTCCAGGGAACAGTAGCAACCAAGATCAAAAGAACGGATGAAGAAGTAGAAGTAAAAGTCCGTTTTCCGGAATCTTATAGAAAGTCCGTGGATAGTCTGAATCATGTATATGTTTCTAACTCGATCGGCAAAATGATCCCAGTATCTAGACTAGTAACAATGCAAAGACTTCCAGGTGTTTCCAATATCAATCACTTGGATGGAAAAAGACTTATCACAGTCACTGCAAACTTGGCCGGTGGAAAACAGGCAAACTCAAGCGAAGCAAATTCTTTCGCAAAAAAAATAGCCGAGGAAGAAAAGATCATAGATAAGTATCCGGGTTATATAGTCCGTTTCGGTGGAGAAAATAAGGACACGGAAGAATCCATGGGCTCCTTAGGATTTCTATTCTTGATGGCATTACTTATCATGTACATTATCATCGCTTCTCAATTCGGGTCTTTGATGCAACCTCTTGTGATCGGAAGTGCAATCCCCTTCTCCTTTATCGGAGTGATTTTAGCATTCGTAAGCCATGGAGAATATTTCGGATTCTTAGCAATGCTCGGAATTGTAGGTCTAGCAGGAGTTGTGGTTAACGACTCCATCGTGCTTGTGGACTTTGCAAACACACTTCGCAGGGAAAATCCGAATAAAAATATCAAAGAGATCTTAATAGATACGGGAAACTTAAGGTTAAGAGCTGTGACTTTGACCACAGTCACCACTGTATTGGGGCTCTTGCCTACTGCCTACGGGATCGGAGGTTATGACCCGTTCCTAGTTCCAATGGCATTGGCTTTCGGTTGGGGACTCGCATTTGCTAGTATCATCACACTTTTGATGGTGCCTGTATTCTACTTACATCTATATAATTTCCAAAATTGGTTCTCTTCGAAAATGAAACAATTTCAGGCATGGTTAGACAGAATTTTCGACAAGAAAAAAAGATCTAATAGAGGGACTGTATATTTCCCAAGCCCGGAGTTTTCAAGCGAGCCTGAACCCGTTCCTACGAATAATAAAGGTAAAAAGAAGAAGTAA
- the def gene encoding peptide deformylase, translating into MSVRKILKIGDPLLRKTSDDVHPDELGTKEFKKLIRDMFDTMRHADGVGLAAPQIGIMKKIVVVGSDPEDDSPSRVPERILINPEIKPITDSVDGNWEGCLSVPGMRGYVERPNKIQMKWMDEKGNTHDETIEGYSAVVYQHECDHLHGVLYVDRLKSTKMFGFNDSMELSGPILD; encoded by the coding sequence ATGTCAGTACGTAAAATTCTCAAAATCGGCGATCCACTTCTAAGAAAAACCAGCGACGATGTTCATCCCGACGAGCTGGGAACCAAAGAGTTCAAAAAGTTGATCCGGGACATGTTCGATACGATGAGACATGCTGACGGCGTAGGTCTTGCCGCTCCTCAGATAGGTATCATGAAGAAGATCGTGGTAGTGGGTTCCGACCCGGAAGACGATAGTCCATCCAGGGTTCCGGAAAGAATACTGATCAATCCTGAGATCAAACCCATCACAGATTCAGTGGACGGCAATTGGGAAGGTTGTCTTTCCGTTCCGGGCATGAGGGGGTATGTAGAAAGACCCAATAAGATCCAAATGAAATGGATGGATGAAAAAGGAAACACCCACGACGAGACAATCGAGGGATATTCCGCTGTCGTTTACCAGCATGAATGCGATCACCTGCACGGAGTTTTGTACGTAGATAGATTAAAGAGTACAAAAATGTTCGGGTTCAACGACTCCATGGAATTAAGCGGTCCTATCCTGGACTAA
- a CDS encoding SpoIIE family protein phosphatase: MFDSFLREAIALTHADLGGIFSTTESANIRQISGRNEKELIEAAHWAFSQSGKDLLLERGKTPPWSKSPSSYPLLVVRLKVDDLDSSLKANRASYAVLVLQGKTTADRFSKTDFELLRTTCKTVGRLLKESHVSGDASLVTLSLLATTQLVLEAAQAKRQSERFDFLLTEVIRVSGLINSSLDLSQLLEAIMLSSKTVFRTEACSVLLLDESKEYLYFHTVLGEKSEAVTKMQVPVGKGVAGLVVRERKPMIINDAQNDDRVYKEVDKASQFTTRNIMAAPLVANDEVIGVIEAINTVDREKFTGEDLELFLSFSGTSALAIQKTGLLQNLENANKDLRKKVSELESLFDLSQAVSLSTNRLGLVRKSIRLIIRELDASVAGIFLYSLSKENYINCAYYDGKAEKIDRVIEEEIAGTQVLASIKEGLPVLKRDILDQPFRHELDRRYLKGSYIIVPLFLSSGEPYGALTVADRKDKLSYQDSDFRLLQTMASQFTKGFEAFRLRNEMLEKKAIQQEMEITRKIQQNILPSEKVFHSNFDLGILSVPAKDVSGDFYDYYQYSDGQYSFLIADVSGKSLPAALFMAMSSSIIRTLARNHDLSPEEILRQGNELIFEDSHFGMFVTAFFIHYNPSLFTIEYASAGHNDQVWIKEDGSYELLKGQGPPLGVIPTAKYKGGNFTVKPGDIFVLYTDGAVEEKDAQGNEFGLERMIEEIKSRRHLPAQKIVEELYATIRSFSSGKEPFDDFTVLLLKYNNDFQFFRTFDANTGQIPIFREFIYDAIKVRNLPDFLRDDILLAGDEAATNIVMHGYKDTLLRNPKFDCKIRFTEDSITIVLTDSGKGFDRTNVKDPSIEENLSGKRKGGFGVYLIETLMDVVDYKMEEGRNILTLQKFFR, encoded by the coding sequence ATCTTTGATAGTTTTTTGAGAGAGGCAATTGCACTCACTCATGCGGATTTAGGCGGTATATTTTCCACAACAGAATCTGCAAACATACGACAGATATCCGGTCGTAACGAAAAAGAACTGATCGAAGCCGCACACTGGGCGTTCTCTCAATCCGGAAAAGATCTACTTTTAGAAAGGGGTAAAACTCCTCCTTGGTCAAAATCACCCAGCAGTTATCCGCTTTTAGTGGTCCGATTAAAAGTAGATGATCTGGATTCCAGTCTAAAAGCAAATCGTGCAAGTTATGCGGTTTTAGTTTTACAGGGAAAAACGACTGCGGATCGTTTTTCTAAAACCGATTTCGAACTTCTCCGTACAACCTGCAAAACAGTAGGAAGATTATTAAAAGAATCTCATGTATCCGGAGATGCTTCCTTAGTCACTCTTTCCTTGCTCGCCACCACTCAGTTGGTATTAGAGGCTGCTCAGGCAAAAAGGCAATCGGAACGTTTCGACTTCTTACTTACGGAAGTGATCCGAGTCTCCGGTTTGATCAATTCTTCTCTAGACCTTTCTCAATTATTAGAAGCGATCATGCTTTCTTCTAAAACAGTATTTAGAACGGAAGCGTGTAGCGTTCTTCTTTTGGATGAATCCAAAGAATATCTCTATTTCCATACTGTTCTTGGAGAAAAAAGTGAAGCAGTTACTAAGATGCAGGTTCCCGTTGGAAAAGGTGTTGCAGGCCTTGTCGTTAGAGAACGTAAACCTATGATCATCAACGATGCCCAGAATGATGATCGGGTGTACAAGGAAGTGGATAAGGCTTCTCAATTCACTACTCGAAATATCATGGCGGCGCCTCTAGTTGCAAACGACGAGGTAATCGGTGTAATCGAAGCGATCAACACGGTAGACAGGGAAAAGTTTACCGGAGAAGATCTAGAACTTTTTTTAAGCTTTTCCGGGACTTCCGCATTAGCCATCCAAAAAACCGGGCTTCTCCAGAACTTAGAGAATGCAAACAAAGATCTTCGTAAAAAAGTCTCGGAATTAGAGTCCTTATTTGACTTATCCCAAGCGGTTAGTCTTTCTACGAATCGATTGGGTCTGGTCCGAAAGTCTATCAGACTTATCATCCGAGAGTTGGATGCTAGCGTTGCCGGTATCTTCTTATACAGTCTTTCTAAAGAGAATTATATCAACTGCGCTTATTATGATGGTAAAGCGGAGAAGATAGACAGGGTTATAGAAGAAGAAATTGCAGGGACCCAAGTTTTAGCTAGTATAAAAGAAGGTCTTCCCGTCTTAAAAAGAGATATTTTAGACCAACCATTCCGTCATGAGTTGGACAGAAGATATTTAAAAGGTTCTTATATTATTGTTCCATTATTCTTATCCAGTGGAGAACCTTACGGGGCCTTGACTGTTGCCGATAGAAAGGATAAACTTTCTTATCAGGATTCGGACTTCCGATTATTGCAGACAATGGCTTCCCAGTTTACGAAGGGATTCGAGGCTTTCCGTTTGAGAAACGAGATGTTGGAGAAAAAAGCGATCCAACAGGAGATGGAAATTACCCGGAAGATCCAACAGAATATTCTTCCTTCCGAAAAAGTATTTCATTCCAATTTCGATCTGGGGATACTTTCCGTTCCGGCCAAGGATGTATCCGGAGATTTTTATGATTATTACCAGTACAGCGACGGTCAGTATTCTTTTTTGATCGCGGATGTTTCCGGAAAAAGTCTGCCTGCGGCACTTTTTATGGCGATGAGCTCTTCTATCATCCGAACACTTGCCAGAAATCATGATCTAAGTCCTGAGGAAATTTTAAGACAAGGAAATGAGCTGATCTTCGAAGATTCTCATTTCGGAATGTTCGTCACCGCATTCTTCATTCATTATAATCCTTCCTTGTTTACGATTGAATATGCATCCGCAGGTCACAATGATCAGGTCTGGATCAAAGAAGACGGTTCTTACGAATTATTAAAAGGCCAGGGACCTCCGCTTGGAGTGATACCAACTGCAAAATACAAGGGTGGAAATTTTACGGTCAAGCCGGGAGATATTTTTGTTCTCTATACGGACGGAGCGGTAGAAGAAAAAGACGCACAAGGAAATGAATTCGGTCTGGAAAGAATGATAGAAGAGATCAAATCCAGAAGACATCTTCCCGCCCAAAAAATTGTGGAAGAATTGTACGCCACCATTCGTTCCTTCTCCTCCGGAAAAGAACCTTTCGATGATTTCACCGTACTTCTTCTAAAGTACAATAACGATTTCCAATTTTTCAGGACTTTCGACGCGAATACGGGTCAAATCCCGATCTTCCGGGAATTTATATATGATGCGATCAAGGTCAGAAACCTGCCTGATTTCTTAAGAGACGATATTCTTTTGGCGGGAGACGAGGCGGCTACAAATATTGTAATGCACGGATACAAAGATACTCTGCTCAGAAATCCGAAATTCGATTGTAAAATTCGGTTCACTGAAGATTCTATCACGATCGTGCTGACTGATTCCGGAAAAGGATTCGACAGAACGAATGTCAAAGACCCGTCCATTGAGGAAAACCTCTCCGGAAAAAGAAAAGGCGGATTCGGTGTGTATCTGATAGAGACATTGATGGACGTGGTGGATTATAAAATGGAAGAGGGAAGAAACATACTCACCCTCCAGAAATTTTTCCGCTGA
- a CDS encoding STAS domain-containing protein, which produces MELTVEIKGNSRVIHLIGNMDVHNTHRIEQAFMDHIRKATEPNIVLDMSNVEFVSSAGLRVIVGSLRVCKEREIQLKLAALRPAVRKVFEIIDMDSLFKIYDTVDSSLQ; this is translated from the coding sequence ATGGAACTGACGGTAGAAATAAAAGGGAACTCTAGAGTAATCCATCTGATTGGGAATATGGATGTTCATAATACCCATAGGATCGAACAGGCGTTCATGGATCATATCCGCAAAGCCACAGAGCCCAATATCGTCTTAGATATGTCCAACGTGGAGTTCGTTTCTTCCGCAGGCTTGAGAGTCATTGTTGGTTCCTTAAGAGTTTGTAAGGAAAGAGAGATCCAACTCAAACTTGCAGCTTTAAGACCGGCAGTTCGTAAGGTTTTCGAGATTATAGATATGGATTCCCTTTTTAAGATCTATGATACTGTAGATTCTAGCCTCCAATAA